A window of Streptomyces gilvosporeus contains these coding sequences:
- the wrbA gene encoding NAD(P)H:quinone oxidoreductase, whose product MSAPAPPVHVAVIYYSSTGTIAELARVIADAAEHEGAEVRLRRAAELAPQVAIDSNPAWAANARATADILEAAAEDMLWADAVILGTPTRFGNVSSQLKQFLDTLGGHWQQGHLADKVYSGFTASATRHGGQESTLLALYQTVHHFGGILVPPGYTDPAKFRDGNPYGTSHVGGPDTPVDDDARTAARIQAKRVVKFTRALKTGLAAQAG is encoded by the coding sequence ATGTCCGCACCCGCGCCGCCGGTCCATGTAGCCGTCATCTACTACTCCTCCACCGGCACCATCGCCGAACTCGCGCGGGTGATCGCGGACGCCGCCGAGCACGAGGGGGCGGAGGTGCGGCTGCGGCGGGCGGCCGAGCTGGCGCCGCAGGTGGCGATCGACTCCAATCCGGCGTGGGCGGCCAATGCCCGCGCGACCGCGGACATCCTGGAGGCGGCGGCTGAGGACATGCTCTGGGCCGATGCGGTGATCCTGGGCACCCCCACCCGCTTCGGCAACGTGTCCTCGCAGCTCAAGCAGTTTCTGGACACCCTGGGCGGGCACTGGCAGCAGGGCCATCTGGCCGACAAGGTCTACAGCGGCTTCACCGCGAGCGCCACCCGGCACGGTGGGCAGGAATCCACCCTTCTCGCGCTCTACCAGACCGTTCACCACTTCGGCGGCATCCTCGTCCCGCCCGGTTACACCGACCCGGCGAAGTTCCGCGACGGGAATCCGTACGGCACCTCGCACGTCGGCGGTCCGGACACCCCGGTCGACGACGACGCCCGTACCGCCGCCCGGATCCAGGCGAAGCGTGTCGTGAAGTTCACCCGGGCCCTCAAGACGGGCCTTGCTGCGCAGGCAGGTTGA
- a CDS encoding helix-turn-helix domain-containing protein, translating into MVRRILLGAQLRRLRESRGITREAAGYSIRASESKISRMELGRVSFKARDVEDLLSLYGVGDEQERDALLSLAREANATGWWHSYTDVLPGWFQTYVGLEGSTSLIRNYEVQFVHGLLQTEGYAHAVVKSGMPGAGTAEIERRVALRLERQKLLVAERPTEFQCVLDEAALRRPYGERAVMRDQLKHLIELSERPNVHLQVMPFSYGGHAAESGAFTMLGFPESGLPDVVYLEQLTSALYVDKPEEVAQYARAMDRLQEEAPNPAESRDVLRGLLQLM; encoded by the coding sequence GTGGTACGGCGAATCCTGCTGGGGGCGCAGCTCCGCAGGCTCCGCGAATCGCGCGGTATAACCCGCGAGGCGGCCGGCTACTCGATCCGCGCCTCCGAATCCAAGATCAGCCGCATGGAGTTGGGGCGGGTCAGCTTCAAGGCACGCGATGTCGAGGATCTGCTCTCGCTGTACGGCGTGGGGGACGAGCAGGAGCGCGATGCGCTGCTCTCCCTGGCCCGCGAGGCCAATGCCACGGGCTGGTGGCACAGTTACACCGATGTGCTGCCCGGATGGTTCCAGACCTATGTCGGTCTGGAGGGTTCGACCTCGCTCATCCGTAACTATGAAGTGCAGTTCGTGCACGGGCTGTTGCAGACCGAGGGTTATGCACATGCCGTCGTCAAGAGCGGAATGCCCGGAGCCGGCACCGCCGAAATAGAGCGCCGGGTCGCGCTGCGGCTGGAGCGGCAGAAGCTGCTGGTGGCCGAGCGGCCGACGGAATTCCAGTGCGTGCTGGACGAGGCCGCGCTGCGCCGTCCCTATGGTGAACGCGCGGTAATGCGTGACCAGTTGAAACATCTGATCGAGCTGTCCGAGCGGCCGAATGTGCACCTTCAGGTGATGCCGTTCAGTTACGGCGGGCATGCGGCGGAGAGCGGTGCGTTCACCATGCTCGGCTTTCCGGAGTCGGGGCTGCCGGACGTCGTCTATCTGGAGCAGCTGACCAGCGCGCTGTATGTGGACAAGCCCGAGGAAGTGGCGCAGTACGCGCGGGCGATGGACCGTCTCCAGGAAGAGGCGCCCAATCCGGCCGAGAGTCGTGATGTATTGCGTGGTCTGCTCCAACTCATGTGA
- a CDS encoding helix-turn-helix domain-containing protein, whose protein sequence is MPPRKETDPSASLPCFYGAELRYQREQAGLTLEQLAEGSFCGISLLSKIEHGERRMPLDLAIHCDEVLKTNGFFERHCETVAKARQSGIAEYFADVAEMEQHAATIEDWAPALIPGLLQTESYAREVVRTGKPWLRSADAEDRVHARVARAKLWKRDDHAYYWGVLHESIIHKPLLPPEQMAEQLEHIVEVLRSTQSVVQILLDTAEAAPLMTGYLKVMTFPDAPPLAYTEHVHSGQVIDFPPLVTEYRKSYDLLRAAALPPKASLAMIEEAARGYRMKCSKGIDLTSATWRKSSYSNPDGGDCIEVAEGFIGAASWRKSSYSNPDGANCIEVRDDLPGLVPVRDSKDPHGPALVFPAASWSAFVTAVKGAELQGT, encoded by the coding sequence ATGCCTCCTCGCAAGGAGACCGATCCCTCGGCAAGCCTTCCCTGCTTCTACGGCGCCGAGTTGCGCTATCAGAGGGAGCAGGCGGGCCTCACGCTCGAACAGTTGGCGGAAGGGAGCTTCTGCGGCATCTCCCTGCTCAGCAAAATCGAGCACGGTGAGCGACGAATGCCCCTGGATCTGGCTATTCACTGCGACGAAGTGCTCAAGACGAACGGCTTCTTCGAGCGTCACTGCGAGACCGTGGCGAAGGCCCGTCAGTCCGGCATCGCGGAGTATTTCGCGGATGTCGCGGAGATGGAGCAGCACGCGGCGACGATCGAGGACTGGGCACCCGCGCTCATCCCTGGACTTCTCCAGACCGAGAGCTACGCCCGGGAGGTCGTACGGACGGGAAAGCCCTGGCTGAGGTCTGCCGACGCCGAAGACCGCGTCCACGCCCGAGTGGCTCGCGCCAAGCTCTGGAAGCGCGACGACCACGCCTACTACTGGGGCGTCCTTCACGAGTCGATCATCCATAAGCCGCTCCTGCCACCGGAACAGATGGCGGAGCAACTGGAGCACATCGTCGAGGTGCTGCGGTCCACGCAGAGCGTTGTACAGATCCTCCTGGACACGGCAGAGGCAGCCCCTCTCATGACGGGCTACCTGAAAGTCATGACCTTCCCCGACGCCCCGCCGCTCGCCTACACCGAGCACGTCCACAGCGGCCAAGTGATCGACTTTCCACCGCTCGTGACGGAGTATCGAAAGTCGTACGATTTGCTCAGGGCCGCCGCACTTCCTCCGAAGGCGTCCCTGGCCATGATCGAAGAAGCGGCAAGGGGCTACCGAATGAAGTGCAGCAAGGGGATTGACCTCACCTCTGCCACCTGGCGCAAGAGCAGTTACAGCAACCCCGACGGGGGCGACTGCATCGAAGTCGCCGAGGGGTTCATCGGAGCCGCCTCCTGGCGCAAGAGCAGCTACAGCAACCCTGACGGCGCCAACTGCATCGAGGTCCGCGACGACCTCCCCGGCCTGGTCCCCGTCCGGGACAGCAAGGACCCGCACGGCCCGGCGCTCGTTTTCCCGGCCGCCAGCTGGTCGGCGTTCGTCACGGCCGTGAAGGGCGCCGAACTCCAGGGCACCTGA
- a CDS encoding glutamate decarboxylase — protein sequence MTLHKGASDRDRQRTVRHPVNPFYGEADPVAGLMASPPQHALPEGPLSPHTAYQFVHDELMLDGNARLNLATFVTTWMEPQAGILMGECRDKNMIDKDEYPRTAELEKRCVAMLADLWHAPAPASAVGCSTTGSSEACMLAGMALKRRWMRRNDDRYPGNARPNLVMGANVQVCWEKFCTFWEVEARQVPMEGDRFHLDAESAAGLCDENTIGVVAILGSTFDGSYEPVADICAALDEVQEKKGWDIPVHVDGASGAMIAPFLDPEVVWDFRLPRVASINTSGHKYGLVYPGVGWALWRNEEALPEELVFRVNYLGGDMPTFALNFSRPGAQVAAQYYTFLRLGRTGFRAVQQATRDVARTMADRIDAFADFRLLTRGDDLPVFAFTTADEVKAFDVFDVSRRMKERGWLVPAYTFPPNREDLSVLRIVCRNGFSHDLAEMFLADLEQLLPELRDQTGPLQRPESMATAFHH from the coding sequence ATGACCCTCCACAAAGGCGCATCCGACCGGGACCGGCAGCGCACCGTCCGCCACCCGGTCAATCCCTTCTACGGCGAGGCCGACCCCGTGGCGGGCCTGATGGCCTCGCCGCCGCAGCACGCCCTGCCCGAGGGCCCGCTCTCCCCGCACACCGCCTACCAGTTCGTCCACGACGAGCTGATGCTGGACGGCAACGCCCGGCTCAATCTGGCCACGTTCGTCACCACCTGGATGGAGCCGCAGGCCGGCATCCTGATGGGCGAGTGCCGGGACAAGAACATGATCGACAAGGACGAGTACCCGCGCACCGCCGAGCTGGAGAAACGGTGCGTGGCGATGCTCGCCGACCTCTGGCACGCGCCCGCCCCGGCGTCCGCCGTCGGCTGTTCCACCACCGGGTCGAGCGAGGCGTGCATGCTCGCCGGAATGGCCCTCAAGCGGCGCTGGATGCGCCGGAACGACGACCGGTATCCGGGCAACGCGCGGCCCAACCTCGTCATGGGCGCCAACGTCCAGGTCTGCTGGGAGAAGTTCTGCACCTTCTGGGAGGTCGAGGCGCGCCAGGTCCCGATGGAGGGCGACCGCTTCCATCTGGACGCGGAGAGCGCCGCCGGCCTCTGCGACGAGAACACCATCGGGGTCGTCGCCATCCTGGGCTCGACCTTCGACGGATCGTACGAGCCGGTGGCCGACATCTGCGCCGCCCTGGACGAGGTCCAGGAGAAGAAGGGCTGGGACATCCCCGTCCATGTCGACGGAGCGTCCGGCGCGATGATCGCGCCGTTCCTCGACCCGGAGGTGGTGTGGGACTTCCGGCTGCCGCGGGTCGCCTCCATCAACACCTCCGGGCACAAGTACGGCCTCGTCTACCCGGGCGTGGGCTGGGCGCTGTGGCGCAACGAGGAGGCGCTGCCCGAGGAGCTGGTCTTCCGGGTCAACTACCTGGGCGGCGACATGCCGACCTTCGCCCTCAACTTCTCCCGCCCCGGCGCCCAGGTCGCCGCGCAGTACTACACCTTCCTGCGGCTGGGCAGGACCGGCTTCCGCGCCGTCCAGCAGGCGACCCGCGACGTGGCCCGCACCATGGCCGACCGGATCGACGCCTTCGCCGACTTCCGCCTCCTGACCCGCGGCGACGACCTGCCCGTCTTCGCCTTCACGACCGCCGACGAGGTGAAGGCCTTCGACGTCTTCGACGTGTCCCGGCGGATGAAGGAACGCGGCTGGCTGGTGCCCGCCTACACCTTCCCCCCGAACCGCGAGGACCTCTCCGTCCTGCGCATCGTCTGCCGCAACGGCTTCTCCCACGATCTCGCCGAGATGTTCCTCGCCGACCTCGAACAGCTCCTGCCCGAACTCCGCGACCAGACGGGGCCGTTGCAGCGTCCGGAGAGCATGGCCACGGCCTTCCACCACTGA
- a CDS encoding amidohydrolase family protein, translating into MIIDAHSHVHDPVHSHLALLDEAGVDRAVLFGTRPHPERATDLASFRREMSVLEETVGGRSESTDGYEAAWRELAAACAAHPDRFIGFGKVRLGLPAQQIAADVEREVVGRGFRGIGELTPPPGEAGRIEPVLRAAADHGGLPVVVHGFAPTTAGDLATLAALARRHPAVPVVVSQLGGLNWLTAIELARDIPNMYLELSTAPVIFAVRLALKELPDRTLFGSDAPYGDPVLARATVERVTRPGPLRDRVLGGTLAELLGL; encoded by the coding sequence TTGATCATCGATGCGCACAGCCATGTCCACGATCCCGTACACAGCCACCTCGCCCTGCTGGACGAGGCGGGAGTCGACCGCGCCGTGCTCTTCGGCACCCGGCCGCATCCCGAGCGGGCGACCGATCTGGCCTCGTTCCGGCGCGAGATGAGCGTGCTGGAGGAGACGGTCGGCGGGCGGAGCGAGAGCACGGACGGCTACGAGGCCGCGTGGCGGGAGCTCGCCGCGGCGTGTGCGGCGCACCCGGACCGGTTCATCGGCTTCGGCAAGGTCCGTCTGGGCCTGCCGGCGCAGCAGATCGCCGCGGACGTCGAGCGGGAGGTCGTCGGCCGGGGCTTTCGCGGGATCGGAGAGCTGACCCCGCCGCCGGGCGAGGCTGGCCGGATCGAGCCGGTGCTGCGGGCGGCCGCCGACCACGGCGGGCTGCCGGTCGTCGTCCACGGCTTCGCGCCCACGACGGCGGGCGACCTGGCGACGCTGGCCGCTCTCGCGCGCCGCCATCCGGCCGTCCCCGTCGTGGTCAGCCAACTCGGCGGACTGAACTGGCTGACGGCCATCGAGCTGGCCCGGGACATCCCGAACATGTACCTGGAACTTTCGACGGCACCCGTCATCTTCGCCGTACGGCTGGCCCTCAAGGAGCTTCCCGACCGCACCCTTTTCGGCTCCGACGCCCCCTACGGCGACCCGGTCCTCGCCCGCGCCACCGTCGAACGCGTCACACGCCCGGGCCCCCTGCGCGACCGTGTCCTCGGCGGCACGCTTGCGGAACTGCTCGGCCTGTAA
- a CDS encoding aldehyde dehydrogenase family protein has product MSYFDELAYQFIDGEWRSGSGSWDIVDFNPYNGEKLASITVATVEEIDRAYRAAERAQKEWAATNPYTRRLVFERALRIIDEREAELGEAIAAEVGGTLAKVGFELHLVREFLREAIQLALRAEGRILPSPIDGKENRLYRLPVGVVGVISPFNFPFLLSIKSVAPALALGNAVVLKPHQNTPICGGGLVARLFEEAGLPAGLLNVVVTDIAEIGDALIAHPVPKTISFTGSEKVGRHVATVAASHFKHAVLELGGNSALVVLDDADIDYAVDAAVFSRFVHQGQVCMAANRVLVDRAVEREFTEKFVAKVASLKVGDPTDPATHIGPLINEGQAEAVTAVVDRAVADGASALLHGTTRGTLVAPTVLSDIPEGSPLLTQEIFGPVVMLIPFDGDDEAVRITNSTPYGLSGAVHTGDIERGVRFAKRIDTGMIHINDGTVHDEPIVPFGGEKSSGVGRLNGDAMVEAFTTTKWISIQHGRSRFPF; this is encoded by the coding sequence ATGTCCTACTTCGACGAGTTGGCGTATCAGTTCATCGACGGCGAGTGGCGCTCGGGCAGCGGCTCTTGGGACATCGTCGATTTCAATCCCTACAACGGCGAGAAACTGGCCTCGATAACCGTTGCCACGGTCGAGGAGATCGACCGGGCCTACCGCGCCGCCGAACGCGCCCAGAAGGAATGGGCCGCCACCAATCCCTACACCCGTCGGCTGGTCTTCGAACGGGCGCTGCGGATCATCGACGAGCGCGAGGCGGAGCTGGGCGAGGCCATCGCCGCGGAGGTCGGCGGCACGCTCGCCAAGGTCGGGTTCGAGCTGCATCTCGTACGGGAATTCCTGCGCGAGGCGATCCAGCTGGCGCTGCGCGCCGAGGGGCGGATTCTGCCCTCGCCCATCGACGGCAAGGAAAACCGCCTCTACCGCCTGCCGGTCGGCGTCGTGGGCGTCATCTCCCCCTTCAATTTCCCCTTCCTGCTCTCCATCAAGTCCGTCGCGCCCGCCCTCGCGCTGGGCAATGCCGTCGTCCTCAAACCGCATCAGAACACCCCGATCTGCGGCGGCGGTCTCGTCGCCAGGCTCTTCGAGGAGGCCGGGCTGCCCGCCGGGCTGCTCAATGTCGTCGTCACCGATATCGCCGAGATCGGCGATGCGCTGATCGCGCACCCGGTGCCGAAGACGATCTCCTTCACCGGCTCGGAGAAGGTCGGCCGGCATGTCGCGACGGTCGCCGCCTCGCACTTCAAGCACGCGGTGCTGGAACTGGGCGGCAACAGCGCGCTGGTCGTCCTGGACGACGCCGATATCGACTACGCCGTCGACGCCGCGGTGTTCAGCCGTTTCGTCCACCAGGGGCAGGTCTGCATGGCCGCCAACCGCGTGCTGGTCGACCGGGCCGTCGAGCGGGAATTCACCGAGAAATTCGTCGCGAAGGTCGCCTCGCTGAAGGTCGGCGATCCCACCGACCCCGCCACCCATATCGGCCCGCTGATCAACGAGGGCCAGGCCGAGGCCGTCACCGCCGTCGTGGACCGGGCCGTCGCCGACGGCGCCTCGGCGCTTCTGCACGGCACGACCCGCGGCACCCTGGTGGCGCCCACCGTGCTCAGCGACATTCCGGAGGGCTCTCCGCTGCTGACCCAGGAGATCTTCGGCCCGGTGGTGATGCTGATCCCCTTCGACGGCGACGACGAGGCCGTACGGATCACCAACTCCACGCCGTACGGGCTCAGCGGCGCCGTGCACACCGGGGACATCGAGCGCGGCGTGCGGTTCGCCAAGCGCATCGACACCGGGATGATCCACATCAATGACGGGACGGTGCACGACGAGCCGATCGTGCCGTTCGGCGGGGAGAAGAGCTCCGGGGTGGGGCGGCTGAACGGGGACGCGATGGTGGAGGCGTTCACGACCACGAAGTGGATCTCCATTCAGCATGGGCGGTCGCGGTTCCCGTTCTGA
- a CDS encoding PadR family transcriptional regulator, translated as MSAIRLLVLGAVRQHGRAHGYQVRNDLEYWGAHEWSNAKPGSIYHALKQMAKEGLLVAHETEPSTAGGPPRTEYEPTAAGEEEFFALLRAALSRHDQKPDVLSAGIGFLLDLPRAEAVELLRERVRGLEEWRATVTEYYTPEGGPGQLGHIGEIMNMWVHSADSGAEWTRGLIARIEGGAYVFAGEGEPFVGVLGEGEANPYATGERHPGDAR; from the coding sequence ATGTCGGCGATCCGGCTGTTGGTGTTGGGTGCCGTGCGGCAGCACGGGCGGGCGCACGGCTATCAGGTGCGCAACGACCTGGAGTACTGGGGCGCCCACGAATGGTCCAACGCCAAGCCGGGCTCGATCTATCACGCGCTCAAGCAGATGGCGAAGGAAGGGCTGCTGGTCGCCCACGAAACCGAGCCCAGTACGGCCGGCGGCCCGCCCCGCACCGAGTACGAGCCGACCGCGGCGGGCGAGGAGGAGTTCTTCGCGCTGCTGCGGGCGGCTCTGTCCCGGCACGACCAGAAGCCTGACGTCCTGAGCGCCGGTATCGGCTTCCTCCTCGACCTGCCGCGTGCCGAGGCGGTGGAGCTGCTCAGGGAACGGGTGCGGGGCCTGGAGGAGTGGCGCGCCACGGTCACCGAGTACTACACGCCCGAGGGCGGACCCGGTCAGCTCGGCCATATCGGCGAGATCATGAACATGTGGGTGCACTCCGCGGACAGCGGCGCGGAGTGGACCCGGGGGCTGATCGCGCGGATCGAGGGCGGGGCGTATGTCTTCGCGGGGGAGGGGGAGCCGTTCGTGGGCGTGCTGGGGGAGGGCGAGGCGAACCCGTATGCGACGGGGGAGCGGCATCCCGGGGACGCGCGCTGA
- a CDS encoding RNA polymerase sigma-70 factor, whose product MKGEHSERAEDTAGRLDGGGSTDPATAAFIAHRNLLFTVAYEMLGSAADAEDVLQETWLRWAGVDLAEVRDQRAYLVRITTRQALTRLRTLGRRKESYVGPWLPEPLLTAPDVADDIELADSVSMAMLLVLETLTPTERAVFVLREVFDLGYDEIAEAVDKSPAAVRQIAHRARAHVAARRPRGTVTPAETRDVLAAFQRAIETGDLQSLFDLLSPDVVLLGDGGGIKQAVPRPIVGADKVGRLLLGGLGKIADAVSLRPTQVNGHPALIIRLDGELDTVVAARIDDGLITGLYAVRNPEKLSHMERETALRR is encoded by the coding sequence GTGAAGGGCGAGCACAGCGAGCGCGCAGAGGACACGGCCGGGCGGCTCGACGGCGGCGGCAGCACGGACCCCGCCACCGCGGCGTTCATCGCCCATCGCAACCTGCTGTTCACCGTCGCCTACGAGATGCTCGGCTCGGCCGCCGACGCGGAGGACGTCCTCCAGGAGACCTGGCTGCGATGGGCGGGCGTCGATCTCGCCGAGGTACGGGATCAGCGTGCGTACCTGGTCCGGATCACCACGCGCCAGGCGCTGACCCGGCTGCGTACGCTCGGCCGCCGCAAGGAGTCCTACGTCGGCCCCTGGCTGCCGGAGCCGCTGCTGACCGCGCCCGACGTCGCCGACGACATCGAGCTGGCCGACAGCGTCTCGATGGCGATGCTGCTGGTGCTGGAGACGCTCACGCCGACCGAGCGGGCCGTGTTCGTGCTGCGCGAGGTGTTCGACCTCGGGTACGACGAGATCGCCGAGGCCGTCGACAAGAGCCCGGCCGCGGTCCGCCAGATCGCGCACCGCGCACGGGCACATGTCGCGGCGCGCCGGCCACGCGGCACCGTCACCCCGGCCGAGACCCGGGACGTCCTCGCCGCCTTCCAGCGGGCGATCGAAACCGGCGATCTCCAGAGCCTGTTCGACCTCCTCTCGCCGGACGTCGTCCTCCTCGGCGACGGCGGCGGCATCAAGCAGGCCGTCCCGCGGCCCATCGTGGGGGCCGACAAGGTGGGCCGTCTGCTGCTCGGCGGACTGGGCAAGATCGCCGACGCGGTGTCGCTGCGGCCGACGCAGGTCAACGGCCACCCGGCGCTGATCATCCGCCTCGACGGCGAACTCGACACCGTTGTCGCGGCGCGCATCGACGACGGCCTCATCACCGGGCTCTACGCCGTGCGCAACCCCGAGAAGCTGTCGCATATGGAGCGGGAGACCGCCTTGCGGCGCTGA
- a CDS encoding MerR family transcriptional regulator produces the protein MTMLIGQLAGRTGTSERLLRYYERVGLLTADRRANGYRDYDEAAVERVGQIRALLAAGLSTSLIRQVLPCGRADGSLRPCPGVLDALRAQLARLDQRADELARARQTLRRAIATTEQRPP, from the coding sequence ATGACGATGCTGATCGGGCAGTTGGCCGGGCGTACCGGGACCAGCGAACGGCTGCTGCGCTACTACGAGCGCGTCGGCCTGCTCACCGCGGACCGCCGCGCCAACGGCTATCGCGACTACGACGAGGCCGCAGTGGAGAGGGTCGGCCAGATCCGCGCCCTGCTGGCGGCCGGACTGTCCACCAGCCTGATCCGCCAGGTGCTGCCGTGCGGCCGCGCGGACGGCTCGCTGCGCCCGTGCCCGGGGGTGCTGGACGCGCTCCGCGCCCAGCTCGCCCGCCTCGACCAGCGCGCGGACGAGCTGGCGCGGGCGCGGCAGACCCTGCGACGCGCGATTGCGACGACGGAGCAACGGCCCCCGTGA
- a CDS encoding DinB family protein — MPTHVLAEAHGDERGALLAFLEAQRGGLRRAVLGLTREQATGRPSASELSLGGLVKHVAEVEQRWVEMAQGLPPSVDRDYDSWHLSFQLADDETLEGVLASWETIAAATEKFIRTVPSLDDTFPLPEAPWFPPNARQSMRWLMLHLIEETARHAGHADIVRESLDGRTAFSLVDEERTAQEG, encoded by the coding sequence GTGCCCACTCATGTTCTTGCCGAGGCCCATGGTGACGAGCGCGGAGCGCTGCTGGCCTTCCTGGAGGCGCAGCGCGGCGGGCTGCGGCGGGCGGTTCTGGGGCTGACCCGCGAACAGGCCACCGGCCGACCCAGCGCCAGCGAACTGTCGCTGGGCGGGCTGGTCAAGCACGTCGCGGAGGTCGAGCAGCGCTGGGTCGAGATGGCCCAGGGGCTGCCGCCGTCCGTCGACCGCGACTACGACTCCTGGCATCTGAGCTTCCAGCTGGCGGACGACGAGACGCTGGAGGGCGTCCTGGCGTCCTGGGAGACGATCGCGGCGGCGACGGAGAAGTTCATCCGCACCGTACCGAGCCTCGACGACACCTTCCCGCTGCCCGAAGCGCCGTGGTTCCCGCCGAACGCCCGGCAGTCGATGCGCTGGCTGATGCTGCACCTGATCGAGGAGACCGCCCGGCATGCCGGGCATGCCGATATCGTCCGCGAGTCCCTCGACGGCCGGACGGCCTTTTCGCTGGTGGACGAGGAGCGCACGGCGCAGGAGGGGTAG
- a CDS encoding carboxymuconolactone decarboxylase family protein, whose protein sequence is MDARFNLFDNDISAKFAKRFANAGLVIHQSPLPKSTQELVSLRASQINGCGHCIDMHTKEATAAGETAVRLHLVAAWREATVFTEAEQAALALAEEGTRLADAHQGVSDETWAQVRKHYDDDQIAALIALVALINAANRLAVIVHQRGGSYEAGMFAAMAN, encoded by the coding sequence ATGGACGCCCGATTCAACCTGTTCGACAACGACATCTCCGCCAAGTTCGCCAAGCGGTTCGCCAACGCCGGCCTGGTGATCCACCAGTCGCCGCTGCCGAAGTCCACGCAGGAGCTGGTGTCGCTGCGGGCCAGCCAGATCAACGGCTGCGGTCACTGCATCGACATGCACACCAAGGAGGCCACGGCCGCCGGGGAGACCGCGGTCCGGCTCCACCTGGTCGCCGCCTGGCGCGAGGCCACCGTGTTCACCGAGGCAGAGCAGGCCGCACTGGCACTCGCCGAGGAGGGCACCCGGCTCGCCGACGCCCACCAGGGCGTGTCCGACGAGACCTGGGCCCAGGTGCGCAAGCACTACGACGACGACCAGATCGCCGCGCTGATCGCGCTGGTCGCTCTGATCAACGCGGCCAACCGGCTCGCCGTGATCGTGCACCAGCGGGGCGGTTCGTACGAGGCCGGTATGTTCGCGGCCATGGCCAACTGA
- a CDS encoding SDR family NAD(P)-dependent oxidoreductase — translation MSPHTTLITGATQGMGRGLALDLAARGGTVLLHGRNRARLDAVADEVRSAAPDATVRTYLADLSDLDQVRAMAAEIRAAEPRLDALINNAVAGGGSDPLKRELSRQGHELRFAVNHLAPYALIRGLLPLLTASAPARVVNVASIGQETIDFDNVMLERDYEGLRAYCRSKLALIMATFELAEELAGTGVTVNTLHPAHLMDTNGVREYGLTPATGIEEGVRPTVRLVTDPELAGVTGRYFDRFTDTRAHEQAYDADARARLMELTRTLLG, via the coding sequence ATGAGCCCACACACCACACTGATCACCGGCGCGACCCAGGGCATGGGCCGCGGCCTCGCCCTCGACCTCGCCGCCCGCGGGGGCACCGTCCTGCTGCACGGCCGCAACCGGGCCCGTCTCGACGCGGTCGCCGACGAGGTACGGTCCGCCGCCCCGGACGCCACCGTACGGACCTACCTCGCCGACCTGTCCGATCTCGACCAGGTGCGCGCCATGGCCGCCGAGATCCGTGCGGCCGAGCCCCGGCTCGATGCGCTGATCAACAACGCCGTCGCGGGCGGCGGCTCCGACCCGCTCAAGCGCGAGCTGAGCCGTCAGGGCCACGAGCTCCGCTTCGCCGTGAACCACCTGGCCCCGTACGCCCTGATCCGCGGTCTGCTCCCGCTGCTGACCGCCTCGGCGCCCGCCCGCGTCGTCAACGTCGCCTCGATCGGGCAGGAGACCATCGACTTCGACAACGTCATGCTGGAGCGGGACTACGAGGGCCTGCGCGCGTACTGCCGCAGCAAACTCGCCCTGATCATGGCCACGTTCGAGCTCGCCGAGGAGCTGGCCGGCACCGGCGTCACCGTCAACACCCTGCACCCGGCGCATCTGATGGACACCAACGGGGTGCGCGAGTACGGGCTGACTCCGGCGACCGGCATCGAGGAGGGCGTCCGGCCGACCGTTCGCCTGGTCACCGACCCGGAGCTGGCAGGGGTCACCGGCCGCTACTTCGACCGGTTCACCGACACCCGGGCCCACGAGCAGGCGTACGACGCCGACGCCCGCGCCCGCCTGATGGAGCTGACCCGCACCCTCCTGGGGTAG